The following are encoded in a window of Halosolutus halophilus genomic DNA:
- a CDS encoding CbtB domain-containing protein — translation MTATTEPVRDRIDTARGDLTPIQLATILLFAAAIGFTLLFLQEAIAHDAMHNFRHGAGITCH, via the coding sequence ATGACGGCAACCACGGAACCCGTTCGCGACCGAATCGACACCGCTCGTGGCGATCTCACGCCGATTCAGCTGGCGACGATCCTCCTCTTCGCGGCTGCGATCGGGTTCACGCTGCTGTTCCTTCAGGAAGCGATCGCCCACGACGCGATGCACAACTTCCGGCACGGGGCCGGGATCACCTGTCACTGA
- a CDS encoding (2Fe-2S) ferredoxin domain-containing protein — protein MNRRTDQQRDRIGAQVLVCTTDRDSAYACCADAGADDVVAAVESWLRDRNAFWSPIAVTTTACLGLCSEDGTAIAIQPRDEWYSDVTPADVPDLLEREFGPDAESIHRRAADA, from the coding sequence ATGAACCGCCGCACTGACCAGCAACGCGATCGGATCGGCGCGCAGGTCCTCGTCTGCACGACCGATCGCGACTCGGCGTACGCCTGCTGTGCGGACGCCGGCGCGGACGACGTCGTGGCCGCCGTCGAATCGTGGCTCCGCGATCGGAACGCGTTCTGGTCGCCGATCGCCGTGACGACGACCGCGTGTCTCGGCCTCTGTAGCGAGGACGGGACGGCGATCGCGATTCAGCCGCGCGACGAGTGGTACAGCGACGTCACGCCCGCCGACGTCCCCGATCTGCTCGAACGGGAGTTCGGTCCCGACGCCGAGTCGATCCATCGGCGGGCCGCGGACGCGTGA
- a CDS encoding CbtA family protein translates to MLVDYLQRGVLAGTIAGACYGGYLAAVANPLVEYMEGLDHGAGHGHEHAHGAREAAHAISETTAAIVSVGSGVLWGILLGGLFALAFYVLEPALPGGTAVKAFVLAGAGFLTVSVTPWLVLPPATPGAEQSLGTDARIAIYAGLMALGAIVATASILGYERATARTGDWRFGTVVAILPVVVTVAVVPLVTPTITTTALPADLVTAFQGLTVLSQAALWVLVASSFAWLHDGVATTDDAAAFDGNPTTP, encoded by the coding sequence ATGCTCGTCGACTACCTCCAGCGGGGCGTCCTCGCGGGAACGATCGCCGGCGCGTGCTACGGCGGCTACCTCGCCGCGGTGGCCAATCCACTCGTCGAGTACATGGAGGGGCTGGACCACGGGGCCGGGCACGGTCACGAACACGCACACGGTGCCAGGGAGGCGGCACACGCCATCAGCGAGACGACCGCGGCCATCGTGAGCGTCGGAAGCGGCGTCCTCTGGGGGATCCTCCTCGGCGGGCTGTTCGCGCTCGCGTTTTACGTCCTCGAGCCGGCGCTGCCCGGCGGCACAGCCGTCAAGGCGTTCGTCCTCGCAGGAGCCGGGTTCCTGACCGTTTCGGTTACCCCGTGGCTGGTGCTCCCGCCGGCGACGCCGGGCGCGGAGCAGTCACTCGGGACGGACGCACGCATCGCGATCTACGCCGGGCTGATGGCTCTCGGTGCGATCGTGGCGACGGCGTCGATCCTCGGGTACGAGCGCGCGACGGCGCGAACGGGCGACTGGCGCTTCGGAACCGTCGTCGCGATACTTCCCGTCGTCGTGACGGTCGCCGTCGTTCCGCTCGTGACGCCGACGATCACGACGACCGCGCTACCGGCCGACCTGGTGACGGCGTTCCAGGGCTTGACGGTCCTGAGTCAGGCCGCTCTCTGGGTACTCGTGGCGAGCAGTTTCGCGTGGCTCCACGATGGCGTGGCGACGACCGACGACGCGGCGGCGTTCGACGGCAACCCGACGACACCATGA
- a CDS encoding quinone-dependent dihydroorotate dehydrogenase has protein sequence MTLYSRVRPLAFELPAETAHTLGKRTLRGVQSTWPTRTALSYAYQYEHPALEVDLFDATFPNPVGVAAGFDKNAEVTHALAALGFGFVEIGTVTPYPQPGNDRPRLFRLREDEAMINRMGFNGQGMERVKARLERDGTPGIPLGVNVGKMNSSSESEAIEDYRRVFDRLSPFADYVVVNVSCPNTPEEFDEGAPEHLRAIFETLEDENDANVPILVKIGPDSPEESIFDLVDIVQEFALDGIVATNTSTRREGLESPNREEWGGLSGKPLEDRSTAVVRSIAEYTGGELPIIGVGGVDSPESAYEKIRAGASLVQLYTGFVYGGPSTAKRINRGLVEFLERDGFASIEDAVGADLA, from the coding sequence ATGACGCTGTACTCGCGGGTGCGCCCGCTCGCGTTCGAGCTACCCGCCGAGACCGCACACACGCTCGGCAAGCGGACGCTCCGGGGCGTCCAGTCGACCTGGCCGACGCGGACGGCGCTATCGTACGCCTACCAGTACGAACATCCGGCACTCGAGGTCGACCTGTTCGACGCGACGTTCCCGAATCCCGTGGGCGTGGCGGCGGGCTTCGACAAGAACGCCGAGGTGACCCACGCCCTCGCGGCGCTCGGCTTCGGCTTCGTCGAGATCGGCACCGTCACGCCGTACCCGCAACCGGGGAACGATCGGCCCCGCCTGTTCCGACTCCGGGAGGACGAGGCGATGATCAACCGGATGGGCTTCAACGGGCAGGGGATGGAGCGCGTGAAAGCCCGTTTAGAGCGGGACGGCACGCCCGGAATCCCCCTCGGCGTCAACGTCGGCAAAATGAACTCCTCCTCCGAATCCGAGGCGATCGAGGACTACCGCCGGGTCTTCGATCGACTCTCACCGTTCGCCGACTACGTCGTGGTGAACGTCTCCTGTCCGAACACGCCCGAGGAGTTCGACGAGGGGGCGCCCGAACATCTCCGGGCGATCTTCGAGACCCTCGAGGACGAGAACGACGCGAACGTCCCGATCCTCGTCAAGATCGGTCCCGACTCGCCCGAGGAGTCGATCTTCGACCTCGTCGACATCGTCCAGGAGTTCGCCCTCGACGGGATCGTCGCGACGAACACGTCGACGCGCAGGGAGGGACTCGAGTCACCGAATCGCGAGGAGTGGGGCGGTCTCAGCGGGAAGCCGCTCGAAGACCGATCGACTGCGGTCGTCCGTTCGATCGCCGAATACACGGGCGGTGAGCTGCCGATCATCGGCGTCGGCGGCGTCGACTCGCCCGAGAGCGCCTACGAGAAGATCCGGGCCGGGGCCTCGCTCGTGCAACTGTACACCGGCTTCGTCTACGGCGGCCCCTCGACCGCGAAGCGGATCAATCGCGGGCTGGTCGAGTTTCTCGAGCGGGACGGATTCGCCTCGATCGAGGACGCAGTCGGGGCCGATCTCGCGTAA
- the mnhG gene encoding monovalent cation/H(+) antiporter subunit G: MIETIRFWAVVGLLGLGVLFTLVSTVGVIRLPDIYARAHTASQTDTLGAGFALAGVAVAFGWQQATVYTVLLLFFVFITNPTAAHAIARSAAETGVEPLLADETDDEADVTIDSGGESR, encoded by the coding sequence GTGATCGAGACGATCCGGTTCTGGGCCGTCGTCGGCCTCCTCGGACTCGGCGTGCTCTTCACGCTCGTCTCGACGGTGGGCGTTATCCGCCTCCCGGACATCTACGCGCGGGCCCACACCGCGTCCCAGACGGACACGCTCGGGGCGGGCTTCGCGCTCGCAGGCGTCGCGGTAGCGTTCGGCTGGCAGCAAGCGACGGTATACACCGTCCTCTTGCTGTTCTTCGTGTTCATCACGAACCCCACAGCGGCACACGCGATCGCCAGATCCGCGGCGGAAACGGGCGTGGAACCCCTGCTCGCCGACGAGACAGACGACGAGGCCGACGTGACGATCGACTCCGGAGGTGAGTCGCGATGA
- a CDS encoding DUF4040 domain-containing protein: MSALAYTLVVFILATAVATALFRDVLSAIIVFGAYSLGMAILYTFLLAPDVAMTEAAIGAGVTTLLLLLTIARTARPSTDQLRERIHVPAVVAVGAFVVLLSTAVLPEMYAVGLTETPVWSNPDVTQHYIQETYHETGVQNAVTSVLAAYRGFDTFGEAVVVFAAGISTLLVLNREVFA; encoded by the coding sequence ATGAGCGCGCTCGCGTACACGCTCGTCGTCTTTATCCTCGCGACCGCGGTCGCCACGGCGCTGTTCCGGGACGTGCTGTCGGCGATCATCGTCTTCGGTGCGTACAGCCTCGGGATGGCGATCCTCTATACGTTCCTGCTCGCTCCCGACGTAGCGATGACCGAGGCCGCGATCGGTGCCGGCGTCACCACGCTCCTGCTGTTGCTGACGATCGCTCGGACGGCGCGACCCTCGACCGATCAACTCAGAGAGCGGATTCACGTCCCGGCAGTCGTCGCCGTCGGCGCGTTCGTGGTTCTCCTGTCTACCGCGGTCCTGCCCGAGATGTACGCGGTCGGACTCACGGAGACGCCCGTCTGGTCGAACCCCGACGTGACACAACACTACATTCAGGAGACGTACCACGAGACGGGCGTTCAGAACGCAGTCACGTCCGTGCTTGCTGCCTACCGTGGGTTCGACACGTTCGGCGAGGCGGTCGTCGTCTTCGCCGCCGGCATCTCGACGCTGCTCGTGTTGAACCGCGAGGTGTTCGCCTAA
- a CDS encoding NAD-dependent epimerase/dehydratase family protein, which translates to MGSHAPETLRDRTVLVTGGAGFIGSHLVEALAPANEVRVLDDFSTGSRDYVPEDVTVIEGDVRDPIALQKAARGVDVIFHQAAVVSVSRSVGEPRRTNGTNLDAGLLVLEQARQEDARVVVASSAAVYGHPAELPVPETAATEPTSPYGVQKLAIDQYARLYEELYDLPTVALRYFNVYGPRQRGPYSGVISTFFEQARADEPITVAGDGEQTRDFVHVSDVVRANLRAATTDAVGAAYNVGTGDRTSIQDLAETIREVTDSSSPIVHRDPRAGDIRHSGADLSRATRRLGFEPRVSLESGLRSLADGTSIAPVVDPDGTPDSNTEHTTYG; encoded by the coding sequence ATGGGTTCACACGCGCCCGAGACGCTCCGCGACAGGACGGTACTGGTGACCGGCGGTGCAGGCTTCATCGGCAGCCATCTGGTCGAGGCCCTGGCCCCGGCCAACGAGGTTCGCGTCCTCGACGACTTCTCGACCGGATCTCGCGACTACGTGCCCGAGGACGTGACCGTGATCGAGGGCGACGTTCGCGATCCGATCGCGCTTCAGAAAGCCGCTCGCGGCGTTGACGTGATCTTCCACCAGGCTGCCGTCGTCAGCGTCTCCCGGTCCGTCGGCGAACCGCGTCGGACCAACGGGACCAACCTCGACGCGGGCCTGCTGGTACTGGAGCAGGCCAGACAGGAGGACGCCAGGGTCGTCGTCGCCTCGAGCGCGGCCGTGTACGGCCATCCGGCCGAGTTGCCCGTCCCGGAAACCGCCGCGACCGAACCGACGTCACCGTACGGCGTCCAGAAACTGGCGATCGACCAGTACGCTCGTCTCTACGAGGAGTTGTACGACCTACCCACCGTCGCGTTGCGATACTTCAACGTCTACGGCCCCCGCCAGCGAGGTCCCTACAGCGGCGTGATCTCGACGTTCTTCGAACAGGCGCGCGCGGACGAGCCGATTACGGTCGCCGGCGACGGCGAACAGACGCGCGATTTCGTCCACGTCAGCGACGTTGTCCGGGCGAACCTGCGCGCAGCGACGACCGACGCCGTCGGGGCCGCGTACAACGTCGGTACCGGCGACCGGACCTCGATTCAGGACCTGGCGGAGACGATCCGGGAGGTAACCGACTCGTCGTCACCGATCGTTCACCGGGATCCCCGGGCGGGCGACATCAGACACAGCGGAGCGGACCTTTCCAGAGCGACGCGCCGGCTCGGGTTCGAACCCCGCGTGAGCCTCGAATCAGGGCTCAGGTCGCTCGCCGACGGGACGTCGATCGCCCCGGTCGTCGACCCCGACGGAACGCCCGACTCGAATACCGAACATACCACGTACGGCTGA
- a CDS encoding cation:proton antiporter subunit C, with protein MIELLASRYTYALLFVLLGVGLYMMIANENLVKKLIGVNLFQTAIFLFFISMAYVEGGAAPIVPHEENPGEVLVASPLPQVIVLTAIVVGIALTAVGLALIIRIYSEYGTLREDTLREVRSDE; from the coding sequence ATGATTGAGTTGCTCGCAAGCCGCTACACCTACGCCCTGCTGTTCGTCCTGCTGGGTGTCGGACTCTACATGATGATCGCCAACGAGAACCTCGTGAAGAAGCTGATCGGCGTGAACCTCTTCCAGACGGCGATCTTCCTGTTTTTCATCTCGATGGCCTACGTCGAGGGCGGCGCGGCACCGATCGTCCCTCACGAAGAGAACCCCGGAGAGGTCCTGGTCGCGAGCCCGCTGCCCCAGGTCATCGTGCTGACCGCTATCGTCGTCGGGATCGCGCTGACGGCGGTCGGACTGGCGCTGATCATCCGCATCTACTCGGAGTACGGAACGCTCCGCGAGGATACCCTCAGGGAGGTGCGTTCCGATGAGTAA
- a CDS encoding thiolase family protein yields MPDHDSETDVVLVDGARTPHGTLLGSLADVEAVELGRIALDGLLDRVPVAGEAVDWVGLGNAIQAGIGQVPARQAVVESSLPNETQVTTVNEASGSGLRAITLAADRIAADRADLAIAGGFESMTNAPWILPDYRKGRRHGDIEVKDSMILDSLWDVNLDVHMGEITERLVDREGISRRAQDEYALESHRRAAAAIDAGEFDDEIVPVETNGGTVTTDEGPRPDSTLSDLSDLPAAFREDGTITPGNASKLSDGAGTVLLADAETAADRDLEPMARLVDYDLVYRDPDEFNEAVGDVVERLLDRNGLEAGDIDAYWINEAFAAQSVYVMDRLGIPREAMNPCGGAVAFGHPIGASGGMLAASLAYQFRDDEDVDRGLVGMSVGGGGAIMALFEAA; encoded by the coding sequence ATGCCAGACCACGATTCCGAGACCGACGTCGTACTCGTCGACGGAGCACGAACGCCACACGGAACGCTGCTCGGCTCGCTCGCCGACGTCGAGGCCGTCGAACTGGGGCGGATCGCCCTCGACGGGTTGCTCGATCGCGTTCCCGTCGCGGGCGAGGCCGTCGACTGGGTGGGCCTCGGGAACGCCATCCAGGCCGGGATCGGCCAGGTCCCGGCCCGGCAGGCCGTCGTCGAGTCGTCCCTCCCGAACGAGACGCAAGTTACGACGGTCAACGAGGCCTCGGGATCGGGGTTGCGCGCCATCACGCTCGCCGCCGATCGAATCGCGGCCGACCGGGCCGACCTCGCGATCGCGGGCGGATTCGAGTCGATGACGAACGCGCCGTGGATCCTGCCCGACTACCGCAAGGGTCGCCGCCACGGCGATATCGAGGTCAAGGACTCGATGATTCTCGACTCGCTGTGGGACGTCAATCTCGACGTCCACATGGGCGAGATTACCGAGCGACTGGTCGATCGGGAGGGGATCTCCCGCCGAGCCCAGGACGAGTACGCGCTCGAGAGCCACCGGCGGGCGGCCGCGGCGATCGACGCGGGCGAGTTCGACGACGAGATCGTCCCGGTGGAGACGAACGGTGGGACGGTCACGACGGACGAGGGGCCACGACCCGATTCGACGCTGTCGGACCTGTCAGATCTACCGGCGGCGTTCCGCGAGGACGGCACCATCACGCCCGGCAACGCCTCGAAACTCAGCGACGGCGCGGGCACGGTACTGCTGGCCGACGCCGAGACGGCGGCCGATCGGGACCTCGAACCGATGGCGCGACTCGTCGACTACGATCTCGTCTACCGCGACCCCGACGAGTTCAACGAGGCCGTCGGCGACGTCGTCGAGCGACTGCTCGATCGGAACGGGCTGGAAGCCGGGGATATCGACGCCTACTGGATCAACGAGGCCTTCGCCGCCCAGTCGGTGTACGTCATGGACCGACTCGGTATTCCCCGCGAAGCGATGAATCCCTGCGGCGGCGCGGTCGCGTTCGGCCATCCGATCGGGGCTTCGGGAGGGATGCTCGCGGCCAGCCTCGCGTACCAGTTCCGTGACGACGAAGACGTGGACCGCGGACTGGTCGGCATGAGCGTCGGCGGTGGCGGGGCGATCATGGCGCTGTTCGAAGCGGCCTGA
- the allB gene encoding allantoinase AllB: MTVDLVVRNCTVVTPAGRTPDAGVAVEDGRIAAVGRSDRLPEADRVVDAEGNVLVPGIVDCHIHNREPGLEYKEDWESATRAAAAGGVTTVVGMPNTDPVIDRPEHLEVKYDRGESSAHVDFQSYAVVTSENLDLIPDLDDAGVLGYKIFLGSTVGDVPPPNDGEILDAMERIRETGKRLGFHEENGEIIDYYTDQFRAAGKNDPIDHSHSRPVIAEREAVERMVTFAEETGAKIHMFHVSSGSAAEAVARGKDRGVDVTAETTPHYLWFTEEVMREKGNPARIQPPIRDAAEREQLWAVGIDDGAIDCFATDHAPHTPEEKKVDDPFGNTWDAVSGFVGLETEVPTMLTFVDQGRFTLEEWVRRHSTRPAQVWGMYPQKGSLQIGTDADFTIVDPDREWTLADAAELHSKNCVTPFEGESFVGKAIATIVRGEVVFEEDSIVGESGYGTRVDVE; encoded by the coding sequence ATGACCGTCGACCTCGTCGTGCGAAACTGTACCGTCGTGACGCCCGCCGGGCGGACCCCCGACGCGGGCGTCGCTGTCGAGGACGGCCGGATCGCGGCCGTCGGCAGGAGCGATCGACTTCCGGAGGCCGATCGGGTCGTCGACGCCGAGGGGAACGTGCTCGTGCCGGGGATCGTCGACTGTCACATCCACAACCGCGAACCCGGACTCGAGTACAAGGAAGACTGGGAGTCCGCGACTCGCGCCGCGGCGGCGGGCGGCGTGACGACCGTCGTCGGGATGCCCAACACCGATCCGGTCATCGATCGGCCCGAACACCTCGAGGTAAAGTACGATCGGGGGGAGTCGTCGGCGCACGTCGACTTCCAGAGCTACGCGGTCGTCACCTCGGAGAACCTCGATCTGATCCCCGATCTCGACGACGCCGGCGTCCTGGGTTACAAGATCTTCCTCGGGTCGACGGTGGGCGACGTCCCGCCGCCGAACGACGGCGAGATCCTCGACGCGATGGAACGGATCCGCGAGACGGGGAAGCGACTCGGCTTCCACGAGGAAAACGGGGAAATCATCGACTACTACACCGACCAGTTCAGGGCGGCGGGAAAGAACGACCCGATCGATCACTCCCACTCGCGGCCGGTGATCGCCGAACGAGAGGCCGTCGAGCGGATGGTTACCTTCGCCGAGGAGACCGGCGCGAAGATCCACATGTTCCACGTCTCGTCGGGGTCGGCCGCAGAAGCCGTCGCGCGCGGAAAGGATCGCGGCGTGGACGTGACCGCCGAGACGACGCCACACTACCTCTGGTTCACCGAGGAGGTCATGCGGGAGAAAGGGAACCCGGCGCGCATCCAGCCACCGATCCGCGACGCCGCGGAGCGGGAGCAACTGTGGGCCGTCGGCATCGACGACGGCGCGATCGACTGTTTCGCAACGGACCACGCGCCCCACACCCCGGAGGAAAAGAAAGTCGACGACCCGTTCGGCAACACCTGGGACGCGGTCTCGGGCTTCGTCGGCCTCGAGACCGAGGTACCGACGATGCTCACCTTCGTCGATCAGGGGCGATTCACGCTCGAGGAGTGGGTTCGCCGCCACTCGACCCGGCCGGCACAGGTCTGGGGAATGTACCCGCAGAAGGGGTCGCTCCAGATCGGCACCGACGCCGACTTCACGATCGTCGATCCCGATCGCGAGTGGACCCTCGCGGACGCGGCGGAACTGCACTCGAAGAACTGCGTGACGCCGTTCGAGGGCGAGTCGTTCGTCGGGAAGGCGATCGCAACGATCGTTCGCGGCGAGGTCGTCTTCGAGGAGGATTCGATCGTCGGCGAATCGGGGTACGGGACGCGCGTGGACGTCGAGTAA
- a CDS encoding cation:proton antiporter yields the protein MTPVPLSDVFLAAATLFVVLAIAMFYRAVAGPTTQDRLLAVNVLGTNTVVILALLAAALDQAWFLDVALIYALLNFLMSIAISKFTVERGGVL from the coding sequence GTGACGCCGGTTCCGCTCTCCGACGTCTTTCTCGCAGCCGCGACGCTGTTCGTCGTCCTCGCGATCGCGATGTTCTATCGCGCCGTCGCGGGACCGACGACGCAGGATCGGCTGCTGGCAGTGAACGTTCTGGGAACGAATACGGTCGTGATCCTCGCCCTGCTGGCGGCGGCACTCGACCAGGCGTGGTTCCTCGACGTGGCGCTGATCTACGCCCTGCTGAACTTCCTGATGTCGATCGCTATCTCGAAGTTCACCGTCGAGCGGGGTGGTGTGCTGTGA
- a CDS encoding MnhB domain-containing protein encodes MPESFDDTYTESQVIMTAVKIIAPFTLTYGLFMTFHGGDAPGGGFQGGTIVGVTVLMLAFAFGIEPTRQWLRNSFLVGLVTGGVVVFGAIGLAMIAFGGNFLEFYQLKEVFQIKPKWGLEAVEIGGISLIVSGVIITLFFAMAAGFTPERRGGTGGTSGAGEDRRPVDTEVSDDD; translated from the coding sequence ATGCCCGAATCGTTCGACGATACCTACACCGAGAGTCAGGTGATCATGACCGCCGTGAAGATCATCGCACCGTTTACGCTCACCTACGGGTTGTTCATGACCTTCCACGGGGGCGACGCCCCCGGTGGCGGGTTCCAGGGTGGCACCATCGTCGGCGTCACGGTCCTCATGCTCGCTTTCGCCTTCGGGATCGAACCGACCCGACAGTGGCTTCGGAATTCGTTCCTCGTCGGACTCGTCACCGGCGGCGTCGTCGTCTTCGGCGCGATCGGCCTCGCGATGATCGCCTTCGGCGGGAACTTTCTCGAGTTCTATCAGCTCAAGGAGGTTTTCCAGATCAAACCGAAGTGGGGACTCGAGGCCGTCGAGATCGGCGGCATCTCGCTGATCGTCTCGGGGGTCATCATCACCCTCTTTTTCGCGATGGCAGCAGGGTTTACGCCCGAACGCCGAGGCGGGACCGGCGGAACCAGCGGCGCAGGCGAGGACCGGAGACCTGTGGACACGGAGGTGAGCGACGATGATTGA
- a CDS encoding monovalent cation/H+ antiporter subunit E, whose protein sequence is MAAERVLVPLSDTVTVRQTIGYAVRDALESADSLECHLVVALPYDADVPESDKQREGAEQLLSRARNWVEEDAGDTDVTIETAAIGADEYLFGPRDYAEIFDAYVDDHGIDRIVLDPEYQPGVTAQMLQPLERELERLGLAYDEAPVERPARHGRLVGAGEGFDRLFAMFWISYGFYLILGDPTYWFDLVTGVAVAGIVALSLARVTFSVPLDRVRSPLRTLRFVVYIPYLLWEIVKANIAVSIVILRPSMPIEPTLTRVNARVRSGLPLLALANSITLTPGTLTVRANDQQLLVHTLIPSAREDLFDGGLERAIRFVFYGRESARIPSPRERDDAEIVGGDEL, encoded by the coding sequence ATGGCGGCTGAACGCGTGCTCGTCCCGCTGTCGGACACGGTGACCGTCCGGCAAACGATCGGCTACGCCGTCCGGGACGCCCTCGAGTCGGCCGACTCGCTCGAGTGTCACCTCGTCGTCGCGCTGCCCTACGACGCCGACGTGCCCGAGAGCGACAAGCAACGCGAGGGCGCCGAGCAGTTGCTCTCGCGGGCGCGAAACTGGGTCGAAGAGGACGCCGGCGACACCGACGTGACGATCGAGACTGCGGCGATCGGTGCCGACGAGTACCTCTTTGGACCCCGTGATTACGCCGAGATATTCGACGCCTACGTCGACGATCACGGCATCGACCGAATCGTCCTCGATCCGGAGTACCAGCCCGGCGTCACCGCACAGATGCTCCAGCCGCTCGAGCGCGAACTGGAGCGTCTCGGGTTGGCATACGACGAGGCACCGGTCGAGCGGCCGGCCCGTCACGGGCGCCTCGTCGGGGCCGGTGAGGGCTTCGACCGACTGTTCGCCATGTTCTGGATCTCCTACGGATTCTACCTCATCCTCGGGGATCCGACCTACTGGTTCGATCTCGTCACCGGCGTGGCGGTCGCCGGAATCGTCGCCCTCTCGCTCGCGCGGGTGACGTTTTCGGTGCCGCTCGATCGCGTCCGGTCCCCGCTCCGGACCCTCCGGTTCGTCGTCTACATCCCGTATCTGCTCTGGGAGATCGTCAAGGCCAATATCGCGGTCTCGATCGTGATCCTCCGACCGTCGATGCCGATCGAGCCGACGCTGACGCGGGTCAACGCTCGCGTCAGGAGCGGCCTGCCGCTGCTCGCACTCGCGAACAGCATCACGCTCACGCCGGGGACGCTGACGGTCCGGGCCAACGACCAGCAACTGCTCGTCCACACGCTGATTCCGTCGGCCCGCGAAGACCTCTTCGACGGCGGACTGGAGCGTGCGATTCGGTTCGTCTTCTACGGCCGAGAGTCGGCCAGGATCCCCTCCCCGCGCGAACGCGACGACGCGGAGATCGTCGGAGGTGACGAACTGTGA